A section of the Mycobacterium sp. 3519A genome encodes:
- a CDS encoding YibE/F family protein: protein MTHSHAHSHSMGGQAPLGPTAAKVVIGALIAIGVAVLAGAVWLWPSHEKVDIPLPFQNAAGGSVTTEAGHVLSSKVASCGSPSNGAVLTADPAPGPEGGGPCVQSLISIDSGPNKGANTMLEFSQGPGQPHLAAGDHVRISRQVDAGGATSYAFYDYERTWPLIALAAVFAVVIVAVAGWRGLRAMIGIVVAFVVLVVFLLPALRDGASAIPVALVASAAILYAVIYLAHGVSLRTSAALLGTLTALLLAALLSWGAIELAHLTGLSEDQNNEVAAYMGNVSITGLLLAGFIIGSLGVLNDVTVTQASTVFELAETGVSRRAIFLGAMRVGRDHIASTVYTLVLAYAGSALPLLLLFSVANRSLGDVLTSESVAIEVARSAVGGIALALSVPLTTAIAAVLATPEAARATPAGRRRSRT, encoded by the coding sequence GTGACGCACTCGCACGCCCATTCGCACTCCATGGGCGGCCAGGCCCCCTTGGGGCCCACCGCCGCCAAAGTCGTGATCGGGGCACTGATCGCGATCGGCGTCGCGGTGCTCGCGGGCGCGGTCTGGCTGTGGCCCAGCCACGAGAAGGTCGACATCCCGCTGCCGTTCCAGAACGCCGCGGGCGGATCGGTCACCACCGAGGCCGGACATGTGCTGTCCAGCAAGGTGGCGTCATGCGGCAGCCCGTCGAACGGCGCCGTGCTGACCGCCGACCCGGCGCCGGGGCCGGAGGGCGGCGGCCCGTGTGTGCAGTCATTGATCAGCATCGACTCCGGCCCCAACAAGGGCGCCAACACAATGCTCGAGTTCAGTCAGGGACCCGGCCAGCCGCACCTCGCCGCAGGCGACCACGTCCGGATCAGCCGTCAGGTCGATGCCGGCGGCGCGACCAGTTACGCGTTCTACGACTACGAGCGGACGTGGCCGCTGATCGCGTTGGCGGCAGTGTTCGCGGTCGTCATCGTCGCGGTGGCGGGTTGGCGCGGGCTGCGCGCGATGATCGGCATCGTCGTCGCGTTCGTGGTGCTGGTGGTCTTCCTGCTGCCCGCCCTGCGCGACGGCGCGTCGGCGATTCCGGTCGCCCTCGTCGCATCGGCAGCCATCCTGTACGCGGTGATCTATCTGGCTCACGGGGTGAGCCTGCGCACCAGCGCGGCACTGCTCGGTACCTTGACCGCGCTGCTGCTCGCCGCCCTGTTGTCGTGGGGCGCAATCGAATTGGCGCATCTGACCGGCCTGTCCGAGGATCAGAACAACGAGGTCGCCGCGTATATGGGCAACGTGTCGATCACAGGGTTGCTGTTGGCCGGGTTCATCATCGGCTCGCTCGGTGTGCTCAACGACGTCACGGTTACCCAGGCGTCGACCGTGTTCGAGTTGGCCGAGACCGGGGTCAGTCGCAGGGCGATCTTCCTCGGTGCCATGCGGGTGGGCCGCGACCACATCGCCAGCACCGTCTACACACTGGTGCTGGCCTATGCGGGTAGCGCGCTGCCGCTGCTGCTGTTGTTCAGCGTGGCCAACCGGTCGCTCGGCGACGTGTTGACCAGTGAGAGCGTGGCCATCGAGGTCGCCCGTTCGGCGGTCGGCGGTATCGCGTTGGCGTTGTCGGTGCCGTTGACGACGGCGATCGCCGCCGTGCTCGCTACCCCGGAGGCCGCTCGAGCAACTCCAGCAGGTAGGCGCCGTAGCCGGACTTGA
- a CDS encoding pyridoxal phosphate-dependent aminotransferase yields MDHVTTHHVPWQTTGHHPRPRTFTQSSKLQDVLYEIRGPVHDHAARLEAEGHRILKLNIGNPAPFGFEAPDVIMRDIISALPYAQGYSDSKGIMPARRAVFTRYELVDGFPKFDVDDVYLGNGASELIQMTLQALLDNGDQVLIPAPDYPLWTACTSLAGGTPVHYMCDETQGWMPDIADLESKITDRTKAIVVINPNNPTGAVYSRETLTQIADLARRHQLLLLADEIYDKILYDDAKHIAMASVAPDVLTLTFNGLSKAYRVAGYRSGWLVITGPKEHAASFIEGISLLANMRLCPNVPAQHAIQVALGGHQSIEDLVLPGGRLREQRDVAWAKLNEIPGVSCVKPEGALYAFPRLDPEVYDIHDDEQLVLDLLLQEKILVTQGTGFNWPTPDHLRIVTLPWSRDLANAIERLGNFLSSYRQ; encoded by the coding sequence ATGGACCACGTGACCACCCACCATGTGCCGTGGCAGACCACCGGGCATCATCCGCGGCCGCGCACGTTCACGCAGTCGTCCAAGCTGCAGGACGTGCTGTACGAGATCCGCGGTCCGGTGCACGATCACGCGGCACGACTGGAGGCCGAAGGTCACCGCATCCTCAAGTTGAACATCGGCAACCCCGCGCCGTTCGGCTTCGAGGCGCCCGACGTGATCATGCGCGACATCATCTCCGCGCTGCCCTACGCGCAGGGCTACTCGGATTCCAAGGGCATCATGCCTGCCCGTCGCGCGGTGTTCACCCGCTACGAACTCGTGGACGGCTTCCCGAAGTTCGATGTCGATGACGTCTACCTCGGCAACGGCGCGTCCGAACTCATCCAGATGACGTTGCAGGCGCTGTTGGACAACGGCGACCAGGTGCTGATTCCCGCGCCGGACTATCCGCTGTGGACGGCGTGCACGTCGCTGGCGGGCGGCACCCCGGTGCACTACATGTGCGACGAGACGCAGGGCTGGATGCCCGACATCGCCGATCTGGAGTCGAAGATCACCGACCGCACCAAGGCGATCGTGGTGATCAACCCGAACAATCCGACGGGTGCGGTATACAGCCGCGAAACTCTCACGCAGATAGCGGATCTCGCGCGTAGGCATCAGCTGCTGCTGTTGGCCGACGAGATCTATGACAAGATCCTCTACGACGACGCCAAGCACATCGCAATGGCGTCGGTGGCGCCCGATGTGCTGACGCTGACGTTCAACGGGCTGTCGAAGGCATACCGGGTCGCCGGTTACCGGTCCGGGTGGCTGGTCATCACCGGTCCCAAGGAACATGCGGCCAGCTTCATCGAGGGCATCAGCCTGTTGGCCAACATGCGGCTGTGCCCGAACGTGCCTGCGCAGCACGCCATTCAGGTTGCCCTCGGCGGCCACCAGAGCATCGAGGATCTGGTGTTGCCCGGCGGCAGGCTGCGCGAGCAGCGAGACGTCGCATGGGCCAAGCTCAACGAGATCCCCGGGGTGTCGTGCGTGAAGCCCGAGGGCGCGCTGTATGCGTTCCCGCGCCTGGATCCCGAGGTCTACGACATCCACGACGACGAGCAGCTGGTGCTCGACCTGCTGCTGCAGGAGAAGATCCTGGTCACCCAGGGCACCGGATTCAATTGGCCGACACCGGATCACCTGCGCATCGTGACGCTGCCGTGGTCACGCGACCTCGCCAACGCGATCGAGCGGCTCGGCAACTTCCTGTCGTCGTACCGGCAGTAA
- the rfbA gene encoding glucose-1-phosphate thymidylyltransferase RfbA has protein sequence MRGIILAGGSGTRLYPITKGASKQLMPVYDKPMIYYPLSTLMMAGIRDILVITTPEDAEAFQRLLGDGSDFGINISYAVQPKPDGLAQAFVIGADHIGNGPVGLVLGDNIFYGPGLGTSLHRFQTISGGAIFAYWVANPTAYGVVEFSADGTALSIEEKPATPKSNYAVPGLYFYDNDVIEIARSLKPSARGEYEITEVNQTYLNQGRLKVEVLARGTAWLDTGTFDSLLDAGDYVRTIERRQGLKISVPEEVAWRVGFIDDDQLAARARTLLKSGYGAYLLELLERPPG, from the coding sequence ATGCGCGGGATCATCCTTGCCGGCGGATCGGGCACCCGGCTGTATCCGATCACCAAGGGTGCGTCGAAACAGTTGATGCCCGTGTACGACAAGCCGATGATCTACTACCCGCTGTCGACGCTGATGATGGCGGGCATCCGCGACATCCTGGTCATCACCACACCCGAGGACGCGGAGGCGTTCCAGCGATTACTGGGCGACGGTTCGGATTTCGGGATCAACATCAGCTACGCGGTGCAGCCGAAACCCGACGGTCTGGCGCAGGCGTTCGTGATCGGCGCGGACCACATCGGCAACGGCCCGGTGGGATTGGTGTTGGGCGACAACATCTTCTACGGCCCAGGTCTGGGTACCAGTCTGCACCGCTTCCAAACCATCAGTGGCGGAGCGATTTTCGCCTACTGGGTGGCCAACCCGACGGCCTACGGCGTCGTCGAATTCTCGGCGGACGGGACGGCGCTGTCCATCGAGGAGAAGCCGGCCACCCCGAAGTCGAACTACGCGGTGCCGGGATTGTACTTCTACGACAACGACGTCATCGAGATCGCGCGTTCGCTGAAACCCTCTGCGCGAGGCGAATACGAGATCACCGAGGTCAACCAGACGTATCTGAACCAGGGCAGGCTGAAGGTCGAGGTGCTGGCCCGCGGCACCGCGTGGCTGGACACCGGCACGTTCGACTCACTGCTGGACGCGGGCGACTACGTCCGCACCATCGAACGCAGGCAGGGGCTCAAGATCAGCGTGCCCGAAGAGGTGGCATGGCGCGTCGGCTTCATCGACGACGACCAACTGGCCGCCCGCGCGCGCACCCTGCTCAAGTCCGGCTACGGCGCCTACCTGCTGGAGTTGCTCGAGCGGCCTCCGGGGTAG
- a CDS encoding enoyl-CoA hydratase/isomerase family protein encodes MSRDIETRVADDGVATLTLARPERRNALSIKLRDEITAQLDDWAADAGVRVVVLTGSGPTFCAGFDLNEFGQRELATQIKDSSRRYHRAVWNFPKPLVAAVNGPAMGGGMDLSVLCDCRIASTAAVFGHPEIKFGAAPLFTPLQWIVGLGNARELCLTGRRIDAAEALRIGLVTRVTEPDELHSEAFAMARSIIEAPQAALEAAKRYLISSASATFDEAFAVEHDKVFDDFLIGPAG; translated from the coding sequence ATGAGTAGGGACATCGAGACGCGGGTCGCCGACGACGGAGTCGCGACGCTGACGCTGGCGCGGCCGGAGCGGCGCAACGCGCTGTCGATCAAGTTGCGTGACGAGATCACCGCGCAACTCGACGACTGGGCCGCGGACGCGGGCGTGCGTGTGGTGGTGCTGACCGGGTCGGGGCCGACCTTCTGCGCGGGCTTCGACCTCAACGAGTTCGGCCAACGCGAGCTTGCCACCCAGATCAAGGACAGCTCCCGTCGATATCACCGTGCGGTGTGGAACTTCCCGAAGCCGCTGGTGGCCGCGGTCAACGGGCCCGCGATGGGCGGCGGGATGGACCTCAGCGTGCTCTGCGACTGCAGAATCGCTTCCACCGCAGCGGTTTTCGGGCATCCCGAGATCAAGTTCGGCGCTGCGCCGCTGTTCACACCGCTGCAGTGGATCGTCGGGTTGGGCAATGCCCGCGAACTGTGCCTGACGGGACGGCGGATCGACGCGGCAGAAGCGCTGCGCATCGGCCTGGTCACCCGCGTGACCGAACCCGACGAGTTGCACAGCGAGGCGTTCGCGATGGCGCGGTCGATCATCGAGGCCCCGCAGGCCGCGCTCGAAGCCGCAAAGCGTTACCTGATCAGCAGTGCCAGCGCGACATTCGACGAGGCCTTCGCCGTCGAGCATGACAAGGTGTTCGACGACTTTCTGATCGGCCCGGCGGGGTGA
- a CDS encoding nuclear transport factor 2 family protein — MTTSEIATVLAWHDALNEQDYDTLAQVSSDDIEFGDANGAGQGHEALIQWAQSLSVTAADPGRMYVRDGVVVAEEQDGAGVAFRVVHDHVTSVFRHPDLASALAATELTEKDLAG; from the coding sequence ATGACCACATCGGAGATCGCCACCGTCCTCGCCTGGCATGACGCGCTCAACGAGCAGGATTACGACACCCTGGCGCAGGTGTCCAGCGACGACATCGAATTCGGTGACGCCAACGGCGCGGGCCAGGGCCATGAGGCGTTGATCCAGTGGGCGCAGTCGTTGTCCGTGACCGCCGCCGACCCTGGCCGGATGTATGTGCGCGACGGCGTGGTGGTCGCCGAGGAGCAGGACGGCGCAGGCGTGGCCTTCCGGGTGGTGCACGACCATGTCACCTCGGTCTTCCGGCACCCCGACCTGGCCAGCGCGCTCGCCGCGACCGAGTTGACCGAAAAGGATCTCGCAGGCTGA